atttatctttttctctgtaaattcaGGAATCACTTGTCCATCTGGGGTTATCTTTACTTATACACATAAGGATCAGTAACAAGGTAGAAAAAAATTgttcaggaaatttttaaaaaatggattccTAGGACCCTATAACATTTTGAAAACTTCAGAATGCCACCCTGCCAGAGAAACTCTGTTAATGTTTGGCTGAACAATGATTTAAGAGAAGCTTAGATCACCATGAAATGATATGATGCCTTACTAAGTCATAAACTCTCAACCCAACTCAATGGTGTCAACCAGAAGGACCACCATGATGATGAACCCAAAGTCCTGCTCGTGGAATGGAGTAAGGCTAAGTGGTCCTCATTTGAGATTTATGACCTCAAATGATCCTGTGAGAAAAAGTAGATCCAAGCGCTTAAGGTGACCTTTGCCTAAAACATGAGCTTCCTTGGCAGCACAACATCTAACCAGTGGCCAGTGGATCCTGAACCTTAACTGAAGGCCGTAGCACTGCCCGGTTCGTCCCTAATGTTCCAACCATTCACAAAATAGTCTAATAATAACAAGGGCCAAAACGATTAACTTTACTTGCATTTATTGTCTTCATGTTTATCTTCTATCAATTTATGAAATCGCAAATGGATTTCTACGTATGATATTAACAATGTAATCATCTAAATGGCAGAGAGTAGTTAAAATTTCATCAACCTATGCATAATGATTGCAAGACAACACGAAGGGTAAGGCACAGTTATCAAACTCAGGCAATTTTCAGTCTAAAGTAAGATTATAAAATGTGTATAGAAGATGGTTTGAAagacaaagtaagaaaaatttgaaagtgaTCCTGTATGAATTATTACATTTACATCTTACATCCAGCCTGCAGAGATACAGACCTATGATAACCCTtcacaaatgatgaaactgagttCATTTGTAGATTAATTTCTCTGTCTGATGTTAATGTTAGACCATTAATACTGAAACCAGGATTCAAAATGATTCTGAGGTCAGTGTTCTTTCCTTTATTCCACTCTGTTTCTTCACGCATACTAGTCATGTTGCCCACCCATGGCTATGTACTGGATTATCGATTAACCCAGCAACTTTCTGTCTTTGCAGCTCCGGGAGCTATCATCTGACGGGGGCATGGAGGCGGTTCTCCAGAACTCCACTGACTTCATCCTCTTGGGTCTCATCACACATCCTGCATTTCCTGGACTTATCTTTGCAGTGGTCTTCTCCATCTTTTTGGTGGCTGTGACAGCCAACCTGGTTATGATTCTGCTCATCCACACAGACTCCCGCCTTCACACACCCATGTACTTCTTGCTGAGCCAGCTCTCCATCATGGACACCGTCTACATCTGCATCACTGTCCCCAAGATGCTACAAGACTTCTTGTCCAAGGAAAAGACCATCTCCTTCCTGGGCTGTGCGATTCAGATCTTCCTTTATCTGACGCTGATCGGTGGAGAATTCTTCCTGCTGGGACTCATGGCTTATGACAGGTACGTAGCTGTGTGCAACCCTCTTCGATACCCTCTCCTCATGAACCGCAGGATCTGCTTGTTCATGGTGCTGGGCTCCTGGGTTGGTGGTTCCTTGGACGGACTCATGTTGACTCCCGTCACCATGAGTTTCCCCTACTGTGGCTCCCGAGAGATCAATCACTTTTTCTGTGAGATCCCAGCGGTCCTGAAGCTGTCATGTGTTGACACATCGCTCTATGAGACCCTGATGTATGCCTGCTGCGTGCTGATGCTACTTATCCCTGTATCTGTCATCTCCGTCTCCTACACACGCATCCTGCTCACTGTGCATCGGATGAACTCTGCCGAGGGCCGGCGCAAAGCCTTTGCTACCTGTTCCTCCCATATTATGGTGGTGATTATTTTCTACGGGGCAGCCTTCTACACCAACGTGCTGCCCCATTCGTATCACACGCCAGAGAAAGACAAGGTTGTGTCTGCCTTCTACACCATCCTCACTCCGATGCTCAACCCACTCATCTATAGCTTAAGAAATAAAGACGTGGCCACAGCTCTAAAAAGAGTGCTGGGGAGATGCACGTCCTCCCACCAGAAAATCAGAGCGGGCGATGTGTCCAAGAGACACTAACATCCTTGGCGCTGTCGCCGGTGGCACACAGTCATTCCAGAAAATATGTCCTTGGTTCTGAGAAATAGTCACTATCATTTTAACAGAATTATACCAGGCAAAAGCATCCTTTGCgagcatcattaaaaaaaaatacatagctgAAGGCTGCCAGCATCTCAGCATCAGGCAACTGACTTGTTTGGATTCACTGACAGACACCTTCCAGAGAGCACTCTCTTCAATTAGCATTATAAATTATCTCAGGCAGGCCAAACATCCCTTGAAGTCCTGAATAGATGATTTCACATGTTACCTGTGTTCGTGTGTCTTTTGTGTCTGTATTGCtgacaaacttttaaaaagaaattgcaaGGAGCCGTTATCATGTCCTTGCTGATTTAATGTCAGATATTCAATGCAAATTAAATGCTTTCTAATGGTAATAGtgtagcagctttatttagaAAACTTTTGTGAAGACAATTCAATTGAGTTCTGGGTTCGGTATTCTTAGTTaccttttataaatgtttgtgtTCTCTAAGCTCTGAAATTAAACTGTAAGTCATTACCACTATGTGCCTggaaattagtaaatatttacagattGATTACAATTGACTTCTGTTATTAAGATGATAACATTGCTCAATCCTTCAACAGCTACCATTCATTCCCCAGTGAAATGTCATAGATAAACatagaatgaataaatcaaaacatttcattAGTTAACTCAGCTCCCTTGGTCCATTCTCCTATTCTCAAACTTTCCGTTTCGTGGACTGGTAgacaatatttcttttattcattagCTTTTGGTTAAGTGTGGAGTTTTGATAGATGCAGGATTTTGATAGAATCTTTACCAAACGAAGACCATACTCATTGAGGACTGTCCAGTGATTTACCTAATTTTAACTTCCTACTGCGTATGAGGTACtaaaatacaacaaagaaaatttGACTCACCTGGTGTTTATTTTAGCTATCAATAGAAAGCTTAGAATATGTTGGACTATTTTTGAGTGGTTTTGTAGTTCACAATAGATTAAGAAAAGGTTACTCAGCCTTATGTTACCCTAGCTTCAACATGGAGTAAAAAAACGTTTCCTCCATGGATGCTGATTTGAATATAACACGTTCTCAGCAATATGCTAATCATGGAGTTAGTTTTGCCTTGGAAGGCTCCTAAAAATTTGATCTTACtctaaaatcaaataaacaaatagaaaaaaagatgaaagaatgactTGGATTGATGAATCTTTTCAAGTAGAAAAACTAACCAggatttgtttataaaatatcagtgttctttcttttttttaattttattttattgagttatagtcagtttacaatgttgtgtcaatttccaatggagagcacaatttttcagttatacgtgaacatacatatattcactcacatttttttttcgctgtgagctaccacaatatcttgtatatatttccctgtgctatacagtgtaatcttgtttagctgttctacattttgaaatctcagtctgtcccttcccaccccccacccccttggcaaccacaagtttgtattctatatctatgagtctgtttctgttttgtatttatgtttttgttttttttttttttttagattccacatatgagcaatagtatatggtacttttctttctctttctggcttacttcacttagaatgacattctcctggaacatccatgttgctgcaaatggcattatgttgtcgtttttatggctgaatagtattccattgtgtaaatataccacagcttctttatccagtcatctgttgatggacatttaggctgattccatgtcttggctattgtaaatagtgctgctatgaatattggggtgcaggtgtctttttgaagtagggtttcttctggatatatgcccaggagcgggattcctgggtcatatgataagtctattcctagtcatttgaggaatctccatactgttttccacagtggctgcagcaaactgcattcccaccaggagtgtaggagggtccccttttctccacagcctctccagcatttgtcattggtggacttttgaatgatggccattctaaaaTATCAGTGTTATTTCAATgcaatttcattctcttttaaatcTCTTAGTCTCTACACTAATactttctgtcttctccttcttcctggcTTTGTTAGCACCTCTATCCACAAAATCTTTCATTTCACAATTCCCATTTCCCCCTCTACCTTAGACATT
The sequence above is a segment of the Camelus ferus isolate YT-003-E chromosome 3, BCGSAC_Cfer_1.0, whole genome shotgun sequence genome. Coding sequences within it:
- the LOC102507633 gene encoding olfactory receptor 2T2; translated protein: MEAVLQNSTDFILLGLITHPAFPGLIFAVVFSIFLVAVTANLVMILLIHTDSRLHTPMYFLLSQLSIMDTVYICITVPKMLQDFLSKEKTISFLGCAIQIFLYLTLIGGEFFLLGLMAYDRYVAVCNPLRYPLLMNRRICLFMVLGSWVGGSLDGLMLTPVTMSFPYCGSREINHFFCEIPAVLKLSCVDTSLYETLMYACCVLMLLIPVSVISVSYTRILLTVHRMNSAEGRRKAFATCSSHIMVVIIFYGAAFYTNVLPHSYHTPEKDKVVSAFYTILTPMLNPLIYSLRNKDVATALKRVLGRCTSSHQKIRAGDVSKRH